The genomic window CAGCTCTACAGAAGCCTAGACTCGCTAAAATCTCTACTCGAGAACTGGGGCTTTAAAGTTTACAGGGCTAGGGTGTGGACGGATGAAAAAACGGTTACAGTCCTCCTGTTCGAGCTTGAAAAATCCGTCCTCACGAGGTTTAAGCTTCATAGGGGGCCACCGGTGTTTTCAGGTGAATTCTGGAGGTTCATGGATAAATACCTGGGAAGTAGCTCGGTGGTCTCTGGGCCCTGGGTCGAGGGAGATAGGCTCATGGTCGAGGTCGAGAGGAGGTTTAAAGACGCTGTGCTCCTCCTTAGGAGCTACCTCGAAAATGACGGAGGCGTCTCGGTCGGCGTCAGGGGTAAGGTTGCGGAAGCCGTTAAAAGGGGGTTTAGGGTTCTCAGAAACCTAGAGCTCTGGGAGGTTTTAGAATCAAACGGTCGTTTCAACCGCTACATGTCTGAGTTCTTAGATGGGTTGCCTACATGGCTTAAGGCTTGGGTAGAGGAGCCCTCGAAAGGAGAGTAGCTATGGGTCGGATTAAACCCGTCATGCTTAGGCCTGAGACGTTCATGGCGGTCGAGGAAGCCGGATACGTGTTGACCTACCCGCGTAGAGACCTTGAGTCCCTAAAGCGTAGGGTCGAGACGCTTAAGAGGCTGGGTGTGACACTCGTCGAGTTTACCGGGCCTAAAGAGGTTTTAGGGCTTAGGGTTTTAGGCAAGGGAACTAGGAGCGTGATCCTCAAGGCCTGGGTCTCAGGCCGAAGGTATGCTCTAAAGGTTAGGAGACTCGACGCCTCCATACCGAGCCTAGTGATGGAGGCTGAGAACATGAAGATAGCCAACCGAGTAGGCGTGGGTCCTAAGCTTCTCCGTCATTCGGAGGACGTTATCGTCATGGAGCTTATAGAGGGCGTACCGATACCAGAGTGGA from Candidatus Bathyarchaeota archaeon includes these protein-coding regions:
- a CDS encoding serine/threonine protein kinase: MGRIKPVMLRPETFMAVEEAGYVLTYPRRDLESLKRRVETLKRLGVTLVEFTGPKEVLGLRVLGKGTRSVILKAWVSGRRYALKVRRLDASIPSLVMEAENMKIANRVGVGPKLLRHSEDVIVMELIEGVPIPEWIGGTAAEDKGILRNVLIKLIVDAYRLDRAGLDHGELSRASKHIYVKPDGEPVILDFGSSSTRRRPSNVTSIVQYLFIGGAVAERVRKLHGPVDRDRLLEGLRNYKRNPSRESLNNLLKTLRLAHTLPL